In a genomic window of Periophthalmus magnuspinnatus isolate fPerMag1 chromosome 3, fPerMag1.2.pri, whole genome shotgun sequence:
- the tshz3b gene encoding teashirt homolog 3b isoform X1 → MRKLRCNFGAKNVVAAYVPEDEKEAVLMEEDLDGEDSAQEGDEPGAKFLCQEKDFLLKDRPGSTGFHDSPNAADFSGQELDSESHLSESSDRMSDFESSSLKNEDLLSKDASNALSSAMSVAAANSSTPVSSDEAMLVATGSVADSLEKMKAIYTSFLTNSYWSTLNLNLTQPPEQPEKRSHSSSSSSSSSSSCGSGGYDWHQTAIAKTLQQASQNHHNRLAMIPQTPVVAVSAASTEPNLFSTVQLYRQSSKLYGSIFTGASKFRCKDCSAAYDTLVELTVHMNETGHYRDDNHETDSEGTRRWSKPRKRSLLEMEGKEDAQKVLKCMYCGHSFESLQDLSVHMIKTKHYQKVPLKEPVTPVAAKIISNARKKVPIELDIPSSPDSNGANTPKPSSLNDSNDILQKNANPYITANNRYGHQNGASYAWQFESRKSQILKCMECGSSHDTLQELTAHMMVTGHFIKVTNSAIKKGKPIIESPTPITTNSVTTEEKVQSVPLAATTFSPPPAPVPPTSISPSALAVEIKKEEKEEECTKESLINNGGVVNKDRKAGCDDEAEEKFDISSKYSYLTEEDLDESPKGGLDILKSLENTVTSAINKAQNGAPSWGGYPSIHAAYQLPNIMKLSLGNSGKNSPLKYMFPGGDILSPTGKNQPLISPPSRQTSPLPKNNFHAMEELVKKVTEKVAKVEEKLREPNAAMKASPLRRTTPSPCTSEAGESARGESPKESRAGGCKSPESMAVGEKADTNHRESNGEVKECVENGVDSPSVTSPLPSMLCSSTAIITDHPPPEQPFVNPLSALQSVMNVHLGKAAKPALPSLDPMSMLFKMSNSLAEKAAVAASTPPAQSKKPSNDHLERYFYQQHVSNDQPIDLTKGKHGEKNGTSGPMGPTTLSSSTSTPSSVSPSAAVTMTKASAALASFMSSSPLRENALSDISDMLRNLTESQVVSKSSTPTSLSERSDIEGATQEETEDISPAQKRKGRQSNWNPQHLLILQAQFASSLRQTSDGKYMMSDLSPQERMHISRFTGLSMTTISHWLANVKYQLRRTGGTKFLKNLDSGHPVFFCSDCASQIRSPSTYVSHLESHLGFRLRDLAKLSGEQLLSQISQHNHHRHTKGLSEKLLSTLHPSSHPLPSSLPTALPPSLPISLPSSVPSSLPPAKSPSPSPEDEESGAVHQCKLCNRTFASKHAVKLHLSKTHGKSPEDHLMYVSELEKQ, encoded by the coding sequence CGTACGTCCCTGAAGATGAGAAGGAGGCTGTCTTGATGGAGGAGGACCTGGATGGAGAGGACTCAGCTCAAGAGGGAGACGAGCCTGGTGCCAAGTTTCTGTGTCAAGAAAAAGACTTTCTTCTCAAAGACAGACCGGGTTCGACTGGTTTCCATGACTCCCCGAACGCGGCCGACTTCTCTGGACAGGAGCTGGACAGCGAGTCGCACTTGAGTGAATCCAGTGACAGGATGTCTGATTTTGAAAGCTCGTCCCTTAAAAACGAGGACCTTCTTTCCAAGGACGCCTCGAATGCTCTGTCTTCCGCCATGTCAGTCGCAGCTGCCAACTCCTCCACGCCAGTAAGTTCGGATGAAGCAATGTTAGTAGCGACAGGATCAGTGGCTGACAGCTTGGAGAAAATGAAAGCGATTTACACCTCTTTCCTCACCAACTCGTACTGGTCCACTCTGAATTTAAACCTCACACAACCCCCTGAACAGCCAGAGAAGCGCAGtcacagcagtagcagcagtagcagcagtagcagtagctgtGGCAGTGGGGGTTATGATTGGCACCAAACGGCTATCGCGAAAACTCTCCAGCAGGCCTCGCAGAACCACCACAACAGACTGGCCATGATCCCGCAAACTCCCGTAGTAGCAGTGTCCGCCGCTTCTACCGAACCCAATCTCTTCAGCACCGTCCAGCTGTACCGCCAAAGCTCCAAACTCTATGGCTCCATTTTCACCGGAGCTAGCAAGTTCCGCTGCAAAGACTGTAGCGCCGCTTACGACACGCTGGTGGAGCTCACGGTGCACATGAACGAGACAGGCCATTACCGCGACGATAACCACGAGACGGATAGTGAGGGTACCAGGCGGTGGTCCAAACCCAGGAAGAGGTCCCTGCTAGAAATGGAAGGGAAGGAGGATGCACAGAAAGTTTTAAAGTGCATGTATTGTGGCCACTCCTTTGAATCCCTCCAAGATCTAAGTGTACACATGATCAAGACTAAACACTATCAGAAAGTGCCTCTGAAAGAACCAGTTACGCCAGTGGCAGCTAAGATTATCTCCAATGCCAGGAAAAAGGTGCCAATTGAACTTGACATTCCCAGCTCGCCAGACTCAAATGGAGCAAACACGCCTAAACCGTCGTCCCTGAATGATTCCAATGATATTCTACAGAAAAATGCTAACCCTTATATCACAGCCAACAACCGCTATGGACACCAAAACGGGGCTAGCTACGCCTGGCAGTTTGAATCGAGAAAATCACAGATACTGAAATGTATGGAGTGTGGCAGTTCACATGATACACTACAAGAGTTAACAGCTCATATGATGGTTACGGGACACTTTATTAAAGTTACCAACTCGGCCATTAAAAAGGGCAAACCGATTATTGAGTCTCCAACACCTATTACCACAAACAGTGTAACAACTGAAGAAAAGGTGCAGTCAGTTCCTTTGGCGGCAACGACCTTCTCACCTCCACCTGCCCCGGTGCCACCTACTAGCATCTCTCCTTCAGCTCTTGCGGTGGAaattaaaaaggaggagaaagaggaagagtgCACTAAAGAGTCTCTGATCAACAATGGCGGAGTTGTAAATAAAGATAGAAAAGCGGGATGTGATGACGAGGCAGAGGAGAAGTTTGATATTTCCTCCAAATACTCTTATCTGACGGAGGAGGACCTGGATGAAAGCCCTAAAGGAGGTCTGGACATTCTCAAGTCCTTGGAGAATACCGTTACCTCGGCCATCAACAAAGCTCAGAATGGAGCTCCAAGTTGGGGGGGTTATCCCAGTATACATGCAGCGTACCAGCTACCAAACATTATGAAACTTTCTCTCGGTAACTCTGGCAAAAATTCTCCTCTGAAGTACATGTTTCCCGGTGGTGATATCCTCTCTCCCACAGGCAAAAACCAGCCTCTTATCTCCCCTCCTAGTCGTCAGACTTCCCCATTGCCAAAGAATAATTTTCACGCCATGGAAGAACTAGTGAAAAAGGTGACAGAAAAAGTGGCGAAAGTGGAAGAAAAATTGAGAGAGCCCAACGCTGCCATGAAAGCCTCACCGTTAAGGCGTACAACTCCATCCCCATGTACCAGTGAGGCAGGGGAGTCGGCCAGAGGAGAATCCCCCAAAGAAAGCAGAGCAGGGGGCTGTAAATCTCCAGAGAGCATGGCTGTGGGGGAGAAGGCAGACACAAACCACAGAGAGTCAAATGGAGAGGTGAAGGAGTGTGTGGAGAATGGTGTGGACTCCCCCTCAGTCACATCTCCTCTGCCCTCTATGCTCTGCAGCAGCACAGCCATCATCACAGACCACCCACCCCCAGAGCAGCCCTTTGTCAACCCCCTCAGCGCTCTCCAGTCTGTAATGAACGTGCATCTGGGGAAGGCTGCTAAGCCTGCCTTACCTTCCCTGGACCCTATGAGCATGCTATTCAAAATGAGTAACAGTTTGGCAGAGAAAGCAGCAGTAGCTGCCTCCACACCACCAGCCCAGAGCAAGAAACCCAGCAATGACCACTTAGAGCGCTACTTCTACCAGCAACATGTAAGCAATGACCAACCCATCGATCTGACCAAGGGCAAACACGGTGAGAAAAACGGCACAAGCGGCCCTATGGGTCCAACCACCCTGTCCTCCAGCACCTCCacaccctcctctgtgtccccgtCTGCAGCCGTGACCATGACCAAAGCCTCGGCTGCTTTAGCCTCTTTTatgtcctcctcccctctgagAGAGAATGCTCTCTCAGATATCTCTGATATGCTGAGGAATCTGACTGAGAGTCAAGTGGTCTCAAAGTCCTCCACCCCGACTAGTCTGTCTGAGCGCTCGGACATCGAGGGTGCCACGCAGGAGGAGACCGAGGACATATCTCCTGCCCAGAAGCGGAAGGGTCGCCAGTCCAACTGGAACCCTCAGCACCTCCTCATCCTTCAGGCCCAGTTTGCGTCCAGTTTAAGACAGACCAGTGATGGCAAATACATGATGTCAGACTTAAGCCCCCAGGAGAGGATGCACATCTCCCGCTTCACTGGTCTGTCAATGACAACTATATCCCATTGGTTGGCCAATGTAAAATACCAGCTAAGGAGAACTGGTGGGACCAAGTTTTTGAAGAACTTGGACTCAGGTCATCCAGTGTTCTTCTGCAGTGACTGTGCCTCACAGATTCGCTCCCCGTCCACATATGTCAGCCACTTGGAATCCCACTTGGGGTTCCGTTTAAGAGACTTAGCTAAGCTCTCCGGGGAGCAGCTGCTTAGCCAGATCTCACAGCATAACCACCATCGACACACCAAAGGACTGTCTGAAAAACTGCTCTCTACTCTGCACCCCTCCAGCCaccctctgccctcctctctgCCCACAGCACTGCCCCCATCCTTACCCATCTCCCTGCCCTCGTCTGTGCCCAGCTCTTTACCCCCTGCTAagtccccctccccctctcccgaGGACGAGGAAAGTGGGGCAGTGCACCAGTGCAAACTGTGCAATCGGACTTTTGCTAGCAAGCATGCGGTCAAGCTTCACCTGAGCAAGACTCATGGCAAATCTCCCGAGGATCATCTCATGTACGTTAGTGAGCTGGAGAAACAGTAG
- the tshz3b gene encoding teashirt homolog 3b isoform X2, producing the protein MPRRKQQAPRRASAYVPEDEKEAVLMEEDLDGEDSAQEGDEPGAKFLCQEKDFLLKDRPGSTGFHDSPNAADFSGQELDSESHLSESSDRMSDFESSSLKNEDLLSKDASNALSSAMSVAAANSSTPVSSDEAMLVATGSVADSLEKMKAIYTSFLTNSYWSTLNLNLTQPPEQPEKRSHSSSSSSSSSSSCGSGGYDWHQTAIAKTLQQASQNHHNRLAMIPQTPVVAVSAASTEPNLFSTVQLYRQSSKLYGSIFTGASKFRCKDCSAAYDTLVELTVHMNETGHYRDDNHETDSEGTRRWSKPRKRSLLEMEGKEDAQKVLKCMYCGHSFESLQDLSVHMIKTKHYQKVPLKEPVTPVAAKIISNARKKVPIELDIPSSPDSNGANTPKPSSLNDSNDILQKNANPYITANNRYGHQNGASYAWQFESRKSQILKCMECGSSHDTLQELTAHMMVTGHFIKVTNSAIKKGKPIIESPTPITTNSVTTEEKVQSVPLAATTFSPPPAPVPPTSISPSALAVEIKKEEKEEECTKESLINNGGVVNKDRKAGCDDEAEEKFDISSKYSYLTEEDLDESPKGGLDILKSLENTVTSAINKAQNGAPSWGGYPSIHAAYQLPNIMKLSLGNSGKNSPLKYMFPGGDILSPTGKNQPLISPPSRQTSPLPKNNFHAMEELVKKVTEKVAKVEEKLREPNAAMKASPLRRTTPSPCTSEAGESARGESPKESRAGGCKSPESMAVGEKADTNHRESNGEVKECVENGVDSPSVTSPLPSMLCSSTAIITDHPPPEQPFVNPLSALQSVMNVHLGKAAKPALPSLDPMSMLFKMSNSLAEKAAVAASTPPAQSKKPSNDHLERYFYQQHVSNDQPIDLTKGKHGEKNGTSGPMGPTTLSSSTSTPSSVSPSAAVTMTKASAALASFMSSSPLRENALSDISDMLRNLTESQVVSKSSTPTSLSERSDIEGATQEETEDISPAQKRKGRQSNWNPQHLLILQAQFASSLRQTSDGKYMMSDLSPQERMHISRFTGLSMTTISHWLANVKYQLRRTGGTKFLKNLDSGHPVFFCSDCASQIRSPSTYVSHLESHLGFRLRDLAKLSGEQLLSQISQHNHHRHTKGLSEKLLSTLHPSSHPLPSSLPTALPPSLPISLPSSVPSSLPPAKSPSPSPEDEESGAVHQCKLCNRTFASKHAVKLHLSKTHGKSPEDHLMYVSELEKQ; encoded by the coding sequence CGTACGTCCCTGAAGATGAGAAGGAGGCTGTCTTGATGGAGGAGGACCTGGATGGAGAGGACTCAGCTCAAGAGGGAGACGAGCCTGGTGCCAAGTTTCTGTGTCAAGAAAAAGACTTTCTTCTCAAAGACAGACCGGGTTCGACTGGTTTCCATGACTCCCCGAACGCGGCCGACTTCTCTGGACAGGAGCTGGACAGCGAGTCGCACTTGAGTGAATCCAGTGACAGGATGTCTGATTTTGAAAGCTCGTCCCTTAAAAACGAGGACCTTCTTTCCAAGGACGCCTCGAATGCTCTGTCTTCCGCCATGTCAGTCGCAGCTGCCAACTCCTCCACGCCAGTAAGTTCGGATGAAGCAATGTTAGTAGCGACAGGATCAGTGGCTGACAGCTTGGAGAAAATGAAAGCGATTTACACCTCTTTCCTCACCAACTCGTACTGGTCCACTCTGAATTTAAACCTCACACAACCCCCTGAACAGCCAGAGAAGCGCAGtcacagcagtagcagcagtagcagcagtagcagtagctgtGGCAGTGGGGGTTATGATTGGCACCAAACGGCTATCGCGAAAACTCTCCAGCAGGCCTCGCAGAACCACCACAACAGACTGGCCATGATCCCGCAAACTCCCGTAGTAGCAGTGTCCGCCGCTTCTACCGAACCCAATCTCTTCAGCACCGTCCAGCTGTACCGCCAAAGCTCCAAACTCTATGGCTCCATTTTCACCGGAGCTAGCAAGTTCCGCTGCAAAGACTGTAGCGCCGCTTACGACACGCTGGTGGAGCTCACGGTGCACATGAACGAGACAGGCCATTACCGCGACGATAACCACGAGACGGATAGTGAGGGTACCAGGCGGTGGTCCAAACCCAGGAAGAGGTCCCTGCTAGAAATGGAAGGGAAGGAGGATGCACAGAAAGTTTTAAAGTGCATGTATTGTGGCCACTCCTTTGAATCCCTCCAAGATCTAAGTGTACACATGATCAAGACTAAACACTATCAGAAAGTGCCTCTGAAAGAACCAGTTACGCCAGTGGCAGCTAAGATTATCTCCAATGCCAGGAAAAAGGTGCCAATTGAACTTGACATTCCCAGCTCGCCAGACTCAAATGGAGCAAACACGCCTAAACCGTCGTCCCTGAATGATTCCAATGATATTCTACAGAAAAATGCTAACCCTTATATCACAGCCAACAACCGCTATGGACACCAAAACGGGGCTAGCTACGCCTGGCAGTTTGAATCGAGAAAATCACAGATACTGAAATGTATGGAGTGTGGCAGTTCACATGATACACTACAAGAGTTAACAGCTCATATGATGGTTACGGGACACTTTATTAAAGTTACCAACTCGGCCATTAAAAAGGGCAAACCGATTATTGAGTCTCCAACACCTATTACCACAAACAGTGTAACAACTGAAGAAAAGGTGCAGTCAGTTCCTTTGGCGGCAACGACCTTCTCACCTCCACCTGCCCCGGTGCCACCTACTAGCATCTCTCCTTCAGCTCTTGCGGTGGAaattaaaaaggaggagaaagaggaagagtgCACTAAAGAGTCTCTGATCAACAATGGCGGAGTTGTAAATAAAGATAGAAAAGCGGGATGTGATGACGAGGCAGAGGAGAAGTTTGATATTTCCTCCAAATACTCTTATCTGACGGAGGAGGACCTGGATGAAAGCCCTAAAGGAGGTCTGGACATTCTCAAGTCCTTGGAGAATACCGTTACCTCGGCCATCAACAAAGCTCAGAATGGAGCTCCAAGTTGGGGGGGTTATCCCAGTATACATGCAGCGTACCAGCTACCAAACATTATGAAACTTTCTCTCGGTAACTCTGGCAAAAATTCTCCTCTGAAGTACATGTTTCCCGGTGGTGATATCCTCTCTCCCACAGGCAAAAACCAGCCTCTTATCTCCCCTCCTAGTCGTCAGACTTCCCCATTGCCAAAGAATAATTTTCACGCCATGGAAGAACTAGTGAAAAAGGTGACAGAAAAAGTGGCGAAAGTGGAAGAAAAATTGAGAGAGCCCAACGCTGCCATGAAAGCCTCACCGTTAAGGCGTACAACTCCATCCCCATGTACCAGTGAGGCAGGGGAGTCGGCCAGAGGAGAATCCCCCAAAGAAAGCAGAGCAGGGGGCTGTAAATCTCCAGAGAGCATGGCTGTGGGGGAGAAGGCAGACACAAACCACAGAGAGTCAAATGGAGAGGTGAAGGAGTGTGTGGAGAATGGTGTGGACTCCCCCTCAGTCACATCTCCTCTGCCCTCTATGCTCTGCAGCAGCACAGCCATCATCACAGACCACCCACCCCCAGAGCAGCCCTTTGTCAACCCCCTCAGCGCTCTCCAGTCTGTAATGAACGTGCATCTGGGGAAGGCTGCTAAGCCTGCCTTACCTTCCCTGGACCCTATGAGCATGCTATTCAAAATGAGTAACAGTTTGGCAGAGAAAGCAGCAGTAGCTGCCTCCACACCACCAGCCCAGAGCAAGAAACCCAGCAATGACCACTTAGAGCGCTACTTCTACCAGCAACATGTAAGCAATGACCAACCCATCGATCTGACCAAGGGCAAACACGGTGAGAAAAACGGCACAAGCGGCCCTATGGGTCCAACCACCCTGTCCTCCAGCACCTCCacaccctcctctgtgtccccgtCTGCAGCCGTGACCATGACCAAAGCCTCGGCTGCTTTAGCCTCTTTTatgtcctcctcccctctgagAGAGAATGCTCTCTCAGATATCTCTGATATGCTGAGGAATCTGACTGAGAGTCAAGTGGTCTCAAAGTCCTCCACCCCGACTAGTCTGTCTGAGCGCTCGGACATCGAGGGTGCCACGCAGGAGGAGACCGAGGACATATCTCCTGCCCAGAAGCGGAAGGGTCGCCAGTCCAACTGGAACCCTCAGCACCTCCTCATCCTTCAGGCCCAGTTTGCGTCCAGTTTAAGACAGACCAGTGATGGCAAATACATGATGTCAGACTTAAGCCCCCAGGAGAGGATGCACATCTCCCGCTTCACTGGTCTGTCAATGACAACTATATCCCATTGGTTGGCCAATGTAAAATACCAGCTAAGGAGAACTGGTGGGACCAAGTTTTTGAAGAACTTGGACTCAGGTCATCCAGTGTTCTTCTGCAGTGACTGTGCCTCACAGATTCGCTCCCCGTCCACATATGTCAGCCACTTGGAATCCCACTTGGGGTTCCGTTTAAGAGACTTAGCTAAGCTCTCCGGGGAGCAGCTGCTTAGCCAGATCTCACAGCATAACCACCATCGACACACCAAAGGACTGTCTGAAAAACTGCTCTCTACTCTGCACCCCTCCAGCCaccctctgccctcctctctgCCCACAGCACTGCCCCCATCCTTACCCATCTCCCTGCCCTCGTCTGTGCCCAGCTCTTTACCCCCTGCTAagtccccctccccctctcccgaGGACGAGGAAAGTGGGGCAGTGCACCAGTGCAAACTGTGCAATCGGACTTTTGCTAGCAAGCATGCGGTCAAGCTTCACCTGAGCAAGACTCATGGCAAATCTCCCGAGGATCATCTCATGTACGTTAGTGAGCTGGAGAAACAGTAG